The segment TGACCGCTACGCCGGTTGCCGAGCTCCTCGTGGCGATGTGGGCCAGTACGGCCGAGGCCGACTCGTTGGATTCGTTCGAGAACTCAGCCACCATTGAGGCTATCCGCCAAGCAGCTGACATACCTGCCGACGACTGGGAGTGGATGTCCGAGGCAAGTGCTGCCCGGTGGAGCTTCCTGCTGCAATTCGTGATCCCAAACGACATACAGTCGGTTTCCGACCTCGCCGATCTGATCGCCGAACAAGATCCTAACGAGCTGATGGGTCTTCTCACCCACAGCGATGACGACGAAGACTGTGATCCAGATGTGTGCGCTCACAAGCACATTGAGAGTACGAATCCGACTGCTGATCGTGATCGAATCGTGTCGATTCTCCGATCGCTCCCGCCCGAACTCGATATCGAACTCAAGGAGCTCGCGTCCAGCCTCGAACATGACGAGCATTTGAGCCGCTTTCTGGCGAGAAGTCTTGACCCGGAGCAACTGATCGAGACCGTGACTAAGGGTGTGGCTTTTCGTCTTAACAGTGACACCACCGAGGTCGTGCTCATACCCAGTGTGGTGGTCCGACCATGGAACCTTATGTTCGGATTCGGGGGAACGCGATACTTCGTGTACCCGATCAGCGATGAGGCCGTCGATGCCGATCCGGATAGCCCGCCGTCATGGATGATCGAAATGTTCAAGTCGCTCGGAGACGAACGTCGCCTGAGGCTTCTCCGTCGTTTGGGCGAAAGTCCGGCCGGTCTCGGCGAGTTGGCCGAATACCT is part of the Acidimicrobiia bacterium genome and harbors:
- a CDS encoding helix-turn-helix transcriptional regulator; the protein is MTLIREPYFPPQQVKITVTATPVAELLVAMWASTAEADSLDSFENSATIEAIRQAADIPADDWEWMSEASAARWSFLLQFVIPNDIQSVSDLADLIAEQDPNELMGLLTHSDDDEDCDPDVCAHKHIESTNPTADRDRIVSILRSLPPELDIELKELASSLEHDEHLSRFLARSLDPEQLIETVTKGVAFRLNSDTTEVVLIPSVVVRPWNLMFGFGGTRYFVYPISDEAVDADPDSPPSWMIEMFKSLGDERRLRLLRRLGESPAGLGELAEYLDLAKSTTHHHLRLLRAAGLVKAVITGSGKDGTHYELRPKALEDAAQFVASYLRTGPFEGDTT